In Odocoileus virginianus isolate 20LAN1187 ecotype Illinois chromosome 15, Ovbor_1.2, whole genome shotgun sequence, a genomic segment contains:
- the DCSTAMP gene encoding dendritic cell-specific transmembrane protein, with protein sequence MGVWTSGTNIFLSLWETYVSPRSPGWMAFTQHVGVCCFVAFVSVGLLSGAFCWFLSSLIVFITSWMATCVLLCCSKHARCFLLLFFLSCGLREGRNALIAAGTGVVIFGHVENIFHNFKGLLDSMTCNLRAKSFSIHFPLLKKYIKAIRWLYGLVTHLSLFDDLVSWNQTLEVSLFSSSQALEAQLNDTTDRALGVLYQMVTATEVLCSLGRQVLALTGLLLMLLGTGLFMKRFLAPRGWKFENIYLTRQFVQLDERERCEQRPCVLPLNKQERKKYVLVPSFWLTPKDRRNLGLFFFPVLTHLYIWLLFAAIDYLLYWLICSMSKHFQSLPGLEVHLKLHRQEQGTQDIIHDSSFNISLFEPTCIPTPKLLLSKTWIPLSIILVILVTLGLLSSVLMQLKILVSAAFYPSVQRERMQYLHTKILKKRAKQPVGEVKGKLSLYFTKIHFWLPVLEVIGKKQMDIASEDNPEETPHGSSSTLCQQVFSRLLTAARSHPQQERTAQQGPSVA encoded by the exons ATGGGAGTCTGGACCTCAGGCACCAACATCTTCTTAAGCCTCTGGGAGACGTATGTGTCTCCAAGAAGCCCTGGATGGATGGCCTTTACCCAACACGTGGGCGTTTGCTGTTTTGTCGCTTTCGTTTCCGTGGGCCTCCTCTCTGGGGCCTTCTGCTGGTTTCTGTCCTCACTCATCGTCTTCATCACCTCCTGGATGGCCACGTGTGTTCTACTGTGCTGCTCCAAGCACGCACGGTGCTTCCTTCTGCTGTTCTTCCTCTCGTGCGGCCTGCGTGAAGGCAGGAACGCTTTGATCGCTGCCGGCACCGGGGTGGTCATCTTTGGACACGTGGAAAATATCTTTCACAACTTTAAAGGGCTCCTGGACAGTATGACTTGCAACCTGAGGGCAAAGAGCTTTTCCATCCATTTCccacttttgaaaaaatatatcaaagcCATTCGGTGGTTGTATGGCCTTGTCACTCACCTGAGTCTATTCGATGACCTTGTGTCTTGGAACCAGACCCTGGAGGTCTCGCTTTTCAGTTCCAGCCaagccctggaggctcagctcaACGACACCACGGACAGAGCCCTGGGGGTCTTGTACCAGATGGTGACGGCGACGGAGGTGCTGTGCTCCCTGGGGCGGCAGGTCCTTGCCCTCACGgggctgctgctgatgctgcttgGCACCGGCCTCTTCATGAAGCGATTCTTGGCCCCTCGCGGCTGGAAGTTTGAGAACATCTACCTCACCAGACAATTTGTGCAGCTGGACGAAAGGGAGAGGTGTGAACAGAGGCCCTGTGTCCTCCCGCTGAATAagcaggaaaggaagaagtatgTCCTCGTCCCGTCTTTCTGGCTGACTCCTAAAGACAGGAGGAACCTGGGGCTCTTTTTCTTCCCGGTCCTTACCCACCTCTATATCTGGTTGCTGTTTGCAGCCATAGATTATCTGCTATACTGGCTCATTTGCTCCATGAGCAAACATTTCCAAAGCTTGCCAGGGCTCGAGGTGCACTTGAAACTGCACAGACAG gAACAAGGGACTCAAGACATCATCCATGATTCTTCCTTTAATATATCTCTGTTTGAACCGACCTGCATCCCTACACCGAAGCTCCTTTTGTCTAAGACCTGGATCCCTCTCAGCATCATTCTTGTGATACTAGTGACGCTAGGACTGTTGTCCTCCGTCCTGATGCAACTTAAAATCCTGGTGTCAGCAGCCTTCTACCCAAGCGTGCAGAGGGAGCGCATGCAGTACCTCCACACGAAGATACTGAAGAAAAGAGCAAAGCAGCCAGTGGGAGAAGTAAAAGGGAAACTGAGTCTGTACTTTACAAAG attcatttctggCTTCCGGTCTTGGAAGTGATTGGGAAGAAACAAATGGACATTGCCAGTGAAGACAACCCAGAAGAGACCCCACACGGCTCTTCGTCCACCCTGTGCCAGCAAGTCTTCTCAAGGCTACTGACAGCAGCCCGTTCTCATCCCCAGCAAGAGAGAACTGCACAGCAGGGTCCTTCAGTGGCTTGA